One window of Streptomyces sp. SUK 48 genomic DNA carries:
- the rsgA gene encoding ribosome small subunit-dependent GTPase A: MRRYGKHTDEDDIRTRPNRKGNRPRTNIRPKHEDAAEGLVLTVDRGRLTCLVEDRVVMAMKARELGRKAAVVGDRVMLVGDLSGAKDTLARIVRIQERASVLRRTADDDDPYERVVVANADQLAIVTALADPEPRPRLIDRCLVAAYDGGLEPLLVMTKSDLAPPDKILELYGDLDIPYVVTSREELENGDAADRVREFLDGRITAFVGHSGVGKTTLVNALVPPERRRSTGHVNAVTGRGRHTTTSALALPLAGDDGWVIDTPGVRSFGLAHIDPSRVINAFPDLQPGTADCPRACSHDEPDCALDAWVEAGHADPARLYSLRRLLATRERTEGD, from the coding sequence ATGCGCCGCTACGGCAAGCACACCGACGAGGACGACATCCGCACCCGCCCCAACCGCAAGGGCAACCGGCCGCGGACGAACATCCGGCCCAAGCACGAGGACGCGGCCGAGGGGCTGGTCCTGACCGTGGACCGGGGGCGGCTGACCTGCCTGGTGGAGGACCGGGTGGTGATGGCGATGAAGGCGCGGGAGCTGGGCCGCAAGGCGGCGGTGGTCGGGGACCGGGTCATGCTGGTCGGCGATCTGTCCGGCGCGAAGGACACGCTCGCGCGGATCGTGCGCATCCAGGAGCGGGCCTCGGTGCTGCGGCGCACGGCGGACGACGACGATCCCTACGAGCGCGTGGTGGTCGCCAATGCCGACCAGCTCGCGATCGTCACCGCCCTCGCCGACCCCGAACCGCGGCCCCGGCTGATCGACCGCTGCCTGGTCGCGGCGTACGACGGGGGGCTCGAACCCCTGCTGGTGATGACCAAGTCGGACCTGGCCCCGCCGGACAAAATCCTGGAGCTGTACGGCGATCTGGACATCCCGTACGTGGTCACCAGCCGCGAGGAACTGGAGAACGGGGACGCGGCGGACCGGGTGCGGGAGTTCCTCGACGGGCGGATCACCGCGTTCGTGGGGCACTCCGGCGTGGGCAAGACGACCCTGGTGAACGCGCTGGTGCCACCGGAGCGGCGGCGTTCGACGGGGCATGTCAACGCGGTGACGGGGCGCGGCCGGCACACCACCACCTCGGCGCTGGCGCTGCCGCTGGCGGGCGACGACGGCTGGGTGATCGACACTCCGGGCGTCCGGTCGTTCGGCCTGGCGCACATCGATCCGTCCCGGGTCATCAACGCCTTCCCCGACCTGCAACCCGGTACGGCGGACTGCCCGCGCGCGTGCAGCCACGACGAGCCGGACTGCGCGCTGGACGCGTGGGTGGAGGCGGGGCACGCGGACCCGGCGCGGCTGTACTCGCTGCGGCGGCTGCTGGCCACGCGGGAGCGCACGGAAGGCGACTGA
- a CDS encoding catalase, producing the protein MTQGPLTTEAGAPVGDNQNSETAGVGGPVLVQDQLLLEKLAHFNRERIPERVVHARGAGAYGTFSVTADVTPYTRAAFLSEAGKETEVFLRFSTVAGNLGAADAVRDPRGFAVKFYTEEGNYDLVGNNTPVFFIRDAIKFPDFIHTQKRDPYTGSQEADNVWDFWGLSPEATHQVTWLFGDRGIPASYRHMDGFGSHTFQWNNEAGEVFWVKYHFKTDQGIKNLTAGEAAVLAGTDPDSHQRDLRESIERGRFPSWTVGVQIMPAADAASYRFNPFDLTKVWPHADYPVIEIGRLELNRNPRNVFAEVEQSVFSPSHFVPGIGPSPDKMLQGRLFAYGDAHRYRVGVNADHLPVNRPHATEARTHSRDGSLYDGRHGGAKNYEPNSFGGPAQTGRALWQPFDGFGGGTGDHPTPRHAEDDDFVQAGDLYRLMSEQEKERLIANLAGSISQVSREDIAERAIANFAAADADFGKRLEAAVRALRD; encoded by the coding sequence GTGACGCAGGGACCGCTCACCACGGAGGCCGGTGCTCCGGTCGGCGACAACCAGAACAGCGAGACGGCGGGCGTCGGCGGCCCGGTGCTGGTCCAGGACCAGCTGCTGCTGGAGAAGCTGGCCCACTTCAACCGTGAGCGCATCCCGGAGCGGGTCGTGCACGCCCGCGGCGCCGGCGCCTACGGCACCTTCTCGGTGACCGCGGACGTCACGCCGTACACCAGGGCCGCCTTCCTCTCCGAGGCCGGCAAGGAGACCGAGGTCTTCCTGCGCTTCTCGACGGTGGCCGGCAACCTGGGCGCGGCGGACGCGGTCCGCGACCCGCGCGGTTTCGCGGTGAAGTTCTACACCGAGGAGGGCAACTACGACCTCGTCGGCAACAACACCCCGGTCTTCTTCATCCGGGACGCGATCAAGTTCCCCGACTTCATCCACACCCAGAAGCGCGACCCCTACACGGGCAGCCAGGAGGCCGACAACGTGTGGGACTTCTGGGGGCTGTCGCCGGAGGCGACCCACCAGGTGACCTGGCTGTTCGGCGACCGCGGCATCCCCGCGTCGTACCGGCACATGGACGGCTTCGGCTCGCACACCTTCCAGTGGAACAACGAGGCGGGCGAGGTCTTCTGGGTCAAGTACCACTTCAAGACCGACCAGGGCATCAAGAACCTCACCGCCGGCGAGGCGGCGGTGCTCGCGGGTACGGACCCCGACTCCCACCAGCGCGACCTGCGCGAGTCGATCGAGCGGGGCCGGTTCCCGAGCTGGACCGTGGGCGTGCAGATCATGCCGGCGGCGGACGCGGCGTCGTACCGTTTCAACCCGTTCGACCTGACCAAGGTGTGGCCGCACGCGGACTACCCGGTCATCGAGATCGGCAGGCTGGAGCTGAACCGCAATCCGCGGAACGTCTTCGCCGAGGTCGAGCAGTCGGTCTTCAGCCCCTCGCACTTCGTGCCGGGCATCGGCCCCTCGCCGGACAAGATGCTCCAGGGCCGGCTCTTCGCGTACGGCGACGCGCACCGCTACCGCGTCGGCGTCAACGCCGACCACCTGCCGGTCAACCGCCCGCACGCCACCGAGGCCCGCACGCACTCCCGTGACGGCTCCCTCTACGACGGCCGGCACGGCGGCGCCAAGAACTACGAGCCCAACAGCTTCGGCGGGCCCGCGCAGACCGGCCGGGCGCTGTGGCAGCCGTTCGACGGCTTCGGCGGGGGCACCGGCGACCACCCGACCCCGCGGCACGCCGAGGACGACGACTTCGTGCAGGCCGGTGACCTGTACCGGCTGATGTCGGAGCAGGAGAAGGAGCGGCTGATCGCCAACCTCGCCGGGTCGATCTCCCAGGTCTCGCGCGAGGACATCGCGGAGCGCGCGATCGCCAACTTCGCGGCCGCGGACGCCGACTTCGGCAAGCGCCTGGAGGCGGCGGTGCGGGCCCTGCGCGACTGA
- a CDS encoding tetratricopeptide repeat protein produces MDVMGDKATLFESGRFVQTFGEGPVRDEVGDMAEAADEVRLALAARSGDAEAASVLGAMLLRRGDLDGAETHLRAATAAGDRAAANNLGVLLHQRGYGEEAAGWWRIAAVAGSAAAAHALGRYHRERGDEPAAEYWLRQSAEQGHVLGAYALADLLEHRGDAAAGHWMRLAAERGHREAAYRIARALDREAEDRGESGGDNAVAEAEQWYRQAAARGHRRAALHLGAILEQRGELKEAGRWYLTSAKDGEPRAACALGFLLRDAGDTESAAVWWLRAAQEGDGNAANALGALHAERGETQTAERWYRAALDAGDDNGAYNLGLLCAEQGRTAQAEQWYRRAAYAGHREAANALAILLLQVGDTSGAEPWFSKAAEAGSVDAAFNLGILYAGRGEVTMALRWYERAASAGHTEAALQVGMARLRERDEQAAERHLRCAAGGGSAEAAYRLAALLDARRPPRPAHELGESAHEKAECEEWYERAAQQGHRRAQVRVGMLASARGDVVEAARWYRAAAEAGSRNGAFNLGLLLAREGSEPEAVVWWTRAANDGHGRAALRLALVCARRGDLDEGQRWATRAAELGPAEVTERAGRLRDALREELSA; encoded by the coding sequence ATGGACGTTATGGGGGACAAGGCAACTCTGTTCGAGTCAGGGCGATTTGTACAGACTTTCGGTGAGGGGCCGGTCCGCGACGAGGTGGGCGACATGGCCGAAGCCGCCGACGAGGTTCGCCTCGCGCTCGCCGCGCGCAGCGGTGACGCGGAGGCCGCCAGCGTCCTCGGCGCCATGCTGCTGCGCCGCGGCGACCTCGACGGCGCCGAGACCCATCTGCGGGCCGCCACCGCGGCCGGTGACCGGGCCGCCGCCAACAACCTCGGTGTCCTGCTGCACCAGCGGGGATACGGCGAGGAGGCCGCCGGCTGGTGGCGCATCGCCGCCGTCGCCGGTTCCGCCGCCGCCGCGCACGCGCTCGGCCGCTACCACCGCGAACGCGGGGACGAACCCGCCGCCGAGTACTGGCTGCGCCAGTCCGCCGAGCAGGGCCATGTCCTCGGCGCCTACGCGCTCGCCGATCTGCTGGAGCACCGCGGGGACGCGGCGGCCGGGCACTGGATGCGGCTCGCGGCCGAGCGCGGGCACCGGGAGGCGGCGTACCGGATAGCGCGCGCGCTCGACCGGGAGGCCGAGGACCGGGGCGAGAGCGGGGGTGACAACGCTGTCGCGGAGGCCGAGCAGTGGTACCGGCAGGCCGCCGCGCGCGGGCACCGGCGGGCCGCCCTGCACCTCGGGGCGATCCTGGAGCAGCGCGGCGAGCTGAAGGAGGCCGGGCGCTGGTACCTGACCTCCGCCAAGGACGGCGAACCCCGTGCCGCCTGCGCCCTCGGCTTCCTGCTGCGGGACGCCGGGGACACCGAGAGCGCGGCCGTCTGGTGGCTGCGCGCCGCCCAGGAGGGCGACGGCAACGCGGCCAACGCGCTCGGCGCGCTGCACGCCGAGCGGGGCGAGACCCAGACCGCCGAGCGCTGGTACCGGGCGGCACTGGACGCGGGGGACGACAACGGCGCGTACAACCTCGGGCTGCTCTGCGCCGAGCAGGGGCGCACCGCGCAGGCCGAGCAGTGGTACCGGCGCGCCGCCTACGCCGGGCACCGGGAGGCCGCGAACGCGCTGGCCATCCTGCTGCTCCAGGTCGGCGACACCTCCGGCGCGGAGCCGTGGTTCTCCAAGGCGGCCGAGGCGGGCAGCGTGGACGCGGCCTTCAACCTCGGCATCCTGTACGCCGGGCGCGGCGAGGTGACGATGGCGCTGCGCTGGTACGAGCGGGCGGCCTCGGCCGGGCACACCGAGGCCGCGCTCCAGGTCGGCATGGCCCGGCTGCGCGAGCGTGACGAGCAGGCGGCCGAGCGGCATCTGCGCTGCGCCGCGGGCGGCGGCAGCGCGGAGGCGGCGTACCGGCTGGCCGCCCTGCTGGACGCCCGCCGCCCGCCCCGGCCCGCGCACGAACTGGGGGAGAGCGCGCACGAGAAGGCCGAGTGCGAGGAGTGGTACGAGCGGGCGGCGCAGCAGGGCCACCGCCGGGCGCAGGTGCGGGTCGGCATGCTCGCCTCCGCGCGCGGCGACGTGGTCGAGGCGGCGCGCTGGTACCGGGCGGCGGCCGAGGCGGGGTCGCGCAACGGCGCGTTCAACCTCGGGCTGCTGCTGGCCCGTGAGGGCAGCGAGCCGGAGGCCGTGGTGTGGTGGACGCGCGCGGCGAACGACGGGCACGGCCGCGCCGCCCTGCGCCTCGCCCTGGTCTGCGCCCGCCGCGGCGATCTGGACGAGGGGCAGCGCTGGGCGACGCGCGCGGCGGAGCTGGGCCCCGCGGAGGTCACCGAGCGGGCGGGCCGGCTGCGGGACGCGCTGCGCGAGGAGCTGTCGGCGTGA
- a CDS encoding Fur family transcriptional regulator → MSDLLERLRGRGWRMTAQRRVVAEVLDGEHVHMTADEVHARAVAKLPEISRATVYNTLGELVTLGEVLEVSTDRRAKRYDPNAHQPHHHLVCARCGAIRDVHPTGNPLADLPATERFGFTVSDVEVTYRGLCPECAGA, encoded by the coding sequence ATGAGCGACCTTCTGGAACGACTGCGCGGACGCGGATGGCGGATGACCGCGCAGCGACGCGTGGTGGCCGAGGTCCTCGACGGCGAGCACGTCCATATGACGGCCGACGAGGTCCACGCACGGGCTGTCGCGAAGCTGCCGGAGATCTCCCGGGCGACCGTCTACAACACGCTGGGCGAGCTGGTCACCCTCGGCGAGGTGCTGGAAGTCTCGACGGACAGGCGCGCCAAGCGGTACGACCCGAACGCGCACCAGCCGCACCACCACCTGGTCTGCGCCCGCTGCGGCGCGATCCGCGACGTCCACCCCACGGGCAACCCGCTGGCGGACCTCCCCGCCACCGAGCGCTTCGGCTTCACGGTGTCGGACGTCGAGGTGACGTACCGGGGACTGTGCCCGGAGTGCGCGGGCGCGTGA
- a CDS encoding CBS domain-containing protein encodes MLVRDAMSTVILTLGPAHTLREAATLMSARRIGAAVVFDPDAGGIGILTERDILNSVGLGQNPDTERAHAHTTTDVVFAAPTWTLEEAARAMAHGGFRHLIVLDRGEVAGIVSVRDIIRCWSPARESAALARAGS; translated from the coding sequence ATGCTGGTCCGCGACGCCATGAGCACGGTGATCCTCACCCTCGGCCCCGCCCACACCCTCCGTGAAGCAGCCACATTGATGTCCGCCCGGCGCATCGGCGCCGCCGTGGTCTTCGATCCGGACGCCGGCGGCATCGGCATCCTCACCGAGCGCGACATCCTCAACTCCGTCGGTCTCGGGCAGAACCCCGACACCGAGCGCGCCCATGCCCACACCACGACCGACGTCGTCTTCGCGGCGCCGACCTGGACCCTGGAGGAGGCCGCTCGCGCCATGGCGCACGGCGGCTTCCGGCACCTGATCGTCCTCGACCGGGGCGAGGTGGCCGGGATCGTCTCGGTCCGGGACATCATCCGCTGCTGGTCCCCGGCCCGCGAGAGCGCCGCGCTGGCCCGGGCGGGCTCCTGA
- a CDS encoding TetR/AcrR family transcriptional regulator: protein MAAARESLLEAASAALARRPWPTVRMVEVAAAAGVSRQTLYNEFGGKDGLARALVRRAADGYLAGVERALAVGGGDWERLTAVAEWTVSAAQDDALVRALLTGCWSARLPAPPRDPSPVPAQRRPEPPLPSPPELVGLVRDRAVTALSGPGTGPTATVELARSCELVVRLALSCAAAPPGEGGVAALIRPLEPRAAL, encoded by the coding sequence ATGGCCGCTGCCCGGGAATCCTTGCTGGAGGCCGCTTCCGCGGCGCTGGCGCGCCGGCCGTGGCCGACGGTGCGCATGGTGGAGGTGGCCGCGGCGGCGGGCGTGTCCCGGCAGACCCTGTACAACGAGTTCGGCGGCAAGGACGGCCTCGCCCGGGCGCTGGTACGGCGGGCGGCCGACGGCTATCTCGCCGGTGTGGAGCGCGCCCTCGCGGTCGGCGGCGGCGACTGGGAGCGGCTCACCGCCGTCGCCGAGTGGACGGTGAGCGCGGCTCAGGACGACGCGCTGGTACGGGCGTTGCTCACCGGCTGCTGGAGCGCGCGGCTGCCCGCGCCGCCCCGGGACCCCTCCCCGGTACCGGCGCAGCGCCGACCGGAACCGCCGCTCCCCTCGCCCCCCGAACTCGTCGGGCTGGTCCGCGACCGCGCCGTCACCGCGCTGTCCGGCCCCGGCACGGGCCCCACCGCCACCGTCGAACTCGCCCGCTCCTGCGAACTGGTCGTCCGCCTCGCCCTCTCCTGCGCCGCGGCACCGCCGGGGGAGGGCGGGGTGGCCGCGCTGATCAGGCCACTCGAACCCCGCGCGGCGCTCTGA
- the hisN gene encoding histidinol-phosphatase: MPDYLDDLRLAHVLADAADAITMDRFKALDLKVETKPDMTPVSEADKAAEELIRGQLQRARPRDSVLGEEYGAEGSGPRRWVIDPIDGTKNYVRGVPVWATLISLMEAGEGGYHPVVGLVSAPALSRRWWAAKGHGAFTGRNLTSAGRIHVSGVNTLADASFAYSSLSGWEEQDRLDGFLDLGRQVWRTRAYGDFWPYMMVAEGSVDICAEPELSLWDMAAPAIVVTEAGGTFTGLDGRPGPHSGNAAASNGLLHDELLGYLNRRQ, translated from the coding sequence ATGCCGGACTACCTTGACGACCTCCGTCTCGCCCATGTCCTCGCGGACGCGGCCGACGCCATCACCATGGACCGCTTCAAGGCCCTGGACCTGAAGGTGGAGACGAAGCCGGACATGACGCCGGTGAGCGAAGCGGACAAGGCGGCCGAGGAGCTCATCCGCGGCCAGCTCCAGCGCGCCCGCCCCAGAGACTCGGTCCTCGGCGAGGAGTACGGCGCCGAGGGCAGCGGCCCCCGGCGCTGGGTGATCGACCCGATCGACGGCACCAAGAACTACGTGCGCGGTGTCCCGGTGTGGGCCACGCTGATCTCGCTGATGGAGGCCGGCGAGGGGGGCTACCACCCGGTCGTGGGCCTCGTGTCCGCCCCCGCGCTCAGCCGCCGCTGGTGGGCCGCGAAGGGCCACGGCGCCTTCACCGGCCGCAATCTGACCTCCGCGGGCCGCATCCACGTCTCCGGCGTCAACACCCTCGCGGACGCCTCCTTCGCCTACTCGTCCCTGTCCGGCTGGGAGGAGCAGGACCGTCTCGACGGCTTCCTCGACCTCGGCCGCCAGGTGTGGCGCACCCGCGCGTACGGCGACTTCTGGCCCTACATGATGGTCGCCGAGGGCTCCGTGGACATCTGCGCGGAGCCGGAGCTGTCGCTGTGGGACATGGCCGCCCCCGCCATCGTCGTCACCGAGGCCGGCGGCACCTTCACCGGGCTCGACGGCCGCCCGGGACCGCACAGCGGCAACGCGGCGGCGTCCAACGGTCTGCTGCACGACGAGTTGCTGGGGTATCTCAACCGGCGCCAGTGA
- a CDS encoding multidrug efflux SMR transporter, producing MAWLLVIVAGMLETGFAVCLKLSHGFTRLWPTIAFASFALGSFGLLTLSLRKLDVGPAYAVWTGIGATGTAVYGMVFLGDVVSTLKLVSIGFVIVGIIGLQLSGSSH from the coding sequence ATGGCGTGGCTGCTGGTCATCGTCGCCGGAATGCTGGAGACCGGCTTCGCCGTGTGCCTCAAGCTCTCCCACGGCTTCACCCGCCTGTGGCCGACCATCGCCTTCGCCTCCTTCGCCCTCGGCAGCTTCGGCCTGCTGACCCTCTCCCTGCGCAAGCTCGACGTCGGCCCCGCGTACGCCGTCTGGACCGGCATCGGCGCGACCGGCACGGCGGTCTACGGCATGGTCTTCCTGGGCGACGTGGTCTCCACCCTGAAGCTCGTCTCGATCGGCTTCGTGATCGTGGGGATCATCGGCCTTCAGCTGTCGGGGTCGAGCCACTAG
- a CDS encoding UPF0182 family protein has protein sequence MPDRGQGPAGPRTGAGRPSRRVRVLLLTLGVLAVLGMTFSMFAGFWTNWLWYRSVHYSSVFTTTLWTKIGLFFVFGLLAAVMVGLNIWLAHRLRPPLSAMSMEQQSLDRYRMGLAPYKTWLLVGVCALVGLIAGASAAGQWRTWLMWVNGVPFHQKDPKFHLDISFYAFELPWFRFLLAFGFAAVILCLIAAAFTHYLYGGLRLTSPGARATAAATSHLSVLLGLFVALKAVAYWLDRYGLAVKSSDFKSTGDWTGLRYVDANAYLPAKTILFCIAVICALLFFATLWRRTWQLPVIGFGLMVLSAILIGGLYPAIVQKFQVEPNEQAKEAPYVQKNLTATREAYGIDDAKVSSYDGKSTATDDTKLRADANDAASIRIMDPNIVSPTFEQAQEMKDYYSFPANLDVDRYPTKDGKLQDTVIGLRELNLNGVPKHNWINDHFRYTHGYGVVAAKGTEADDGQPVFTEYDLPSKGDLGTYEQRVYYGEKTTTYSIVGGPQKEIDHPTDNNGEVTTSYAGKSGVNLDNPLNRAAYAMAFNEPQILYSGAIGKGSRILYNRTPKERVEAVAPWLTIDGDAYPAVVKGRIQWIVDGYTTSNGYPYSSRTTLGDTTADSLTAGSDNRSVVAPQNQVNYIRNSVKATVDAYTGEVKLYQWDTQDPVLKTWMKAFPGTVLPKSAISPALLSHLRYPQDLFKVQRELLTRYHVTDPQTFLTGSEVWQVPDDPTNKSGDAVPPYYLSMKMPGQSKQAFSLSTTFTPTGRDNLSAFMSVDSEADSSDYGKIRILKLPTSTTVDGPKQVQSQFNSEQDVAAAIKYLKGGDSAVEYGNLLTVPLDGGLLYVEPVYVRGGGLKYPLQRKVLVTYGDRPPAFENTLGEALDKLFGTSSAAAGPPDGGSKAPPAASDPGVQQDLADAQKAFDAGQRALKQSGGPDWDAYAKAQKDLKAALERARDAQRQQKQDQSQQPRRKG, from the coding sequence CTACTCGTCCGTGTTCACCACCACACTGTGGACCAAGATCGGGCTGTTCTTCGTCTTCGGTCTGCTGGCGGCGGTCATGGTCGGCCTCAACATCTGGCTGGCCCACCGGCTGCGGCCCCCGCTGAGCGCCATGTCCATGGAGCAGCAGAGCCTGGACCGCTACCGGATGGGCCTCGCGCCGTACAAGACCTGGCTGCTGGTCGGCGTCTGCGCCCTGGTCGGGCTGATCGCGGGCGCCTCGGCGGCCGGCCAGTGGCGCACCTGGCTGATGTGGGTGAACGGAGTCCCCTTCCACCAGAAGGACCCCAAGTTCCACCTCGACATCTCCTTCTACGCCTTCGAGCTGCCCTGGTTCCGGTTCCTGCTGGCCTTCGGCTTCGCCGCCGTCATCCTGTGCCTGATCGCCGCCGCCTTCACGCACTACCTGTACGGCGGCTTGCGCCTGACCAGCCCCGGCGCGCGTGCCACCGCCGCCGCGACCAGCCACCTCTCGGTGCTGCTCGGCCTGTTCGTCGCCCTCAAGGCGGTCGCCTACTGGCTGGACCGGTACGGCCTGGCGGTGAAGTCCAGCGACTTCAAGTCGACCGGTGACTGGACCGGCCTGCGCTATGTCGACGCCAACGCCTATCTGCCGGCCAAGACGATCCTGTTCTGCATCGCCGTCATCTGTGCCCTGCTGTTCTTCGCCACCCTGTGGCGGCGCACCTGGCAGCTGCCCGTCATCGGCTTCGGCCTGATGGTCCTGTCGGCGATCCTGATCGGCGGGCTCTACCCGGCGATCGTGCAGAAGTTCCAGGTCGAGCCCAACGAGCAGGCCAAGGAAGCCCCGTACGTACAGAAGAACCTCACGGCGACCCGCGAGGCGTACGGCATCGACGACGCCAAGGTCTCCTCGTACGACGGCAAGTCCACCGCCACGGACGACACGAAGCTGCGCGCGGACGCGAACGACGCGGCGAGCATCCGGATCATGGATCCGAACATCGTCTCGCCCACGTTCGAGCAGGCGCAGGAGATGAAGGACTACTACAGCTTTCCCGCCAACCTGGACGTCGACCGCTATCCCACCAAGGACGGCAAGCTCCAGGACACCGTCATAGGTCTGCGCGAGCTGAACCTGAACGGCGTCCCGAAGCACAACTGGATCAACGACCACTTCCGTTACACGCACGGCTACGGCGTGGTCGCCGCCAAGGGCACCGAGGCCGACGACGGCCAGCCCGTCTTCACCGAGTACGACCTGCCCTCCAAGGGCGATCTGGGCACCTACGAGCAGCGGGTCTACTACGGCGAGAAGACCACCACCTACTCCATCGTCGGCGGCCCCCAGAAGGAGATCGACCACCCCACCGACAACAACGGCGAGGTGACCACCAGCTATGCGGGCAAGAGCGGGGTGAACCTCGACAACCCGCTCAACCGGGCCGCGTACGCGATGGCGTTCAACGAGCCGCAGATCCTGTACTCGGGCGCGATCGGCAAGGGCTCGCGCATCCTGTACAACCGCACGCCCAAGGAGCGCGTCGAGGCGGTCGCCCCCTGGCTGACCATCGACGGCGACGCCTACCCGGCCGTCGTCAAGGGCCGCATCCAGTGGATCGTCGACGGCTACACGACGTCGAACGGCTACCCGTACTCCTCCCGTACGACCCTCGGCGACACCACGGCCGACTCGCTGACCGCCGGCAGCGACAACCGCAGCGTGGTGGCCCCGCAGAACCAGGTCAACTACATCCGCAACTCGGTGAAGGCGACCGTCGACGCGTACACCGGCGAGGTCAAGCTGTACCAGTGGGACACCCAGGACCCGGTGCTGAAGACCTGGATGAAGGCGTTTCCCGGCACGGTGCTGCCGAAGAGCGCGATCTCCCCGGCGCTGCTGTCCCATCTCCGGTATCCCCAGGACCTGTTCAAGGTCCAGCGCGAGCTGCTCACCCGCTACCACGTGACGGACCCGCAGACCTTCCTCACCGGCAGCGAGGTGTGGCAGGTGCCCGACGACCCGACCAACAAGTCGGGCGACGCGGTACCGCCGTACTACCTGAGCATGAAGATGCCCGGCCAGAGCAAGCAAGCGTTCTCGCTGTCGACGACGTTCACGCCGACCGGCCGGGACAATCTCAGCGCCTTCATGTCGGTCGACTCCGAGGCGGACAGCAGCGACTACGGCAAGATCAGAATCCTGAAACTGCCGACCAGTACGACGGTCGACGGGCCCAAGCAGGTCCAGAGCCAGTTCAACTCCGAACAGGACGTCGCCGCCGCGATCAAGTACCTCAAGGGCGGGGACTCGGCGGTGGAGTACGGCAATCTGCTGACCGTGCCGCTGGACGGCGGACTGCTCTACGTGGAGCCGGTCTACGTACGCGGCGGGGGACTGAAGTACCCGTTGCAGCGCAAGGTGCTGGTCACCTATGGGGACCGGCCGCCGGCCTTCGAGAACACCCTCGGCGAGGCGCTGGACAAGCTCTTCGGCACCAGCTCCGCCGCGGCCGGACCACCGGACGGCGGCTCCAAGGCGCCGCCCGCGGCGAGCGATCCGGGCGTCCAGCAGGACCTGGCCGACGCCCAGAAGGCGTTCGACGCCGGGCAGCGGGCGCTGAAGCAGTCCGGCGGACCCGACTGGGACGCGTACGCGAAGGCGCAGAAGGACCTCAAGGCGGCGCTGGAGCGGGCCCGGGACGCGCAGCGGCAGCAGAAGCAGGACCAGTCGCAGCAGCCGCGGCGAAAAGGCTGA